In Agromyces sp. SYSU T00194, a genomic segment contains:
- the pgl gene encoding 6-phosphogluconolactonase, with protein MTNDRRVLVHSGKPALASAVAARFITKVLDLLDEKPELHIALTGGSMGIAVLDAIRHSPASDTIAWDRLHFWWGDERWVPGGDAERNDAQAWDALLDHVPVDEAKVHAFPATDSGLDLDAAADAYAATLREFAPEGAEHPVFDITFLGVGPDGHVASLFPHRSGIGVTDRTVIPVRQSPKPPPERLSLTRPVLNASDRVWMVLAGGDKASALGLALAGASRDEVPVAGIKGRRRTVFFVDGEAAAEVPPELIAPDY; from the coding sequence ATGACCAACGACCGTCGCGTCCTCGTGCACTCGGGCAAGCCGGCACTCGCGAGCGCCGTCGCCGCCCGGTTCATCACCAAGGTGCTCGACCTGCTCGACGAGAAGCCGGAGCTCCACATCGCGCTGACCGGCGGGTCGATGGGCATCGCGGTCCTCGACGCGATCCGTCACTCCCCCGCTTCCGACACCATCGCGTGGGACCGGCTGCACTTCTGGTGGGGCGACGAGCGATGGGTGCCGGGCGGTGACGCGGAGCGCAACGACGCCCAGGCCTGGGACGCCCTGCTCGACCACGTGCCCGTGGACGAGGCGAAGGTCCACGCCTTCCCGGCCACCGACTCCGGGCTGGACCTCGACGCCGCGGCCGACGCGTACGCGGCGACGCTGCGCGAGTTCGCGCCCGAGGGAGCCGAGCACCCGGTCTTCGACATCACGTTCCTCGGGGTCGGCCCCGACGGTCACGTCGCCTCGCTGTTCCCCCACCGCTCGGGGATCGGCGTGACCGACCGCACGGTGATCCCCGTGCGCCAGTCGCCGAAGCCGCCGCCCGAGCGGCTGAGCCTCACCCGTCCCGTGCTGAACGCGTCCGACCGCGTCTGGATGGTGCTCGCGGGCGGCGACAAGGCGTCCGCGCTCGGCCTCGCCCTCGCCGGCGCGAGCCGCGACGAGGTGCCCGTCGCCGGGATCAAGGGACGACGCCGCACCGTCTTCTTCGTCGACGGCGAGGCCGCCGCCGAGGTGCCGCCGGAGCTCATCGCACCCGACTACTGA
- a CDS encoding RNA polymerase-binding protein RbpA — MVSGNSAIRGSRVGAGPMGEQDHGYHAERVAVSYWDALGNETVRYFSATLPDEEIPEVIDSPSTGLPAGRDKDNPPSEQKTEPYKTHLAYVKERRSEDEAEQLLDDALQQLRARRGQASNS; from the coding sequence GTGGTATCTGGAAACAGCGCAATCCGCGGCTCGCGCGTCGGCGCGGGCCCCATGGGCGAGCAGGACCACGGGTACCACGCCGAGCGCGTGGCCGTGAGCTACTGGGACGCCCTCGGCAACGAGACCGTCCGGTACTTCTCGGCGACCCTGCCCGACGAGGAGATCCCCGAGGTCATCGACAGCCCGTCCACGGGTCTGCCCGCGGGTCGCGACAAGGACAACCCGCCGAGCGAGCAGAAGACCGAGCCGTACAAGACGCACCTCGCGTACGTGAAGGAGCGGCGCTCGGAGGACGAGGCGGAGCAGCTCCTCGACGACGCGCTGCAGCAGCTGCGCGCGCGTCGCGGTCAGGCCTCGAACTCCTGA
- the secG gene encoding preprotein translocase subunit SecG encodes MDILQVVLQVLLGLTSLLLTLLILLHKGRGGGLSDMFGGGMTSSLGASGVAERNLNRITVVLGLVWVSCIVVLGLITKFDTGI; translated from the coding sequence GTGGATATTCTCCAGGTCGTGCTGCAGGTCCTCCTGGGCCTGACCAGCCTCCTGCTGACGCTGCTCATCCTGCTGCACAAGGGTCGCGGCGGCGGCCTGTCCGACATGTTCGGCGGCGGCATGACGTCGAGCCTCGGGGCGTCCGGCGTCGCCGAGCGCAACCTGAACCGCATCACCGTGGTGCTGGGGCTCGTCTGGGTCTCGTGCATCGTGGTCCTGGGACTCATCACCAAGTTCGACACCGGCATCTGA
- the tpiA gene encoding triose-phosphate isomerase has protein sequence MAVSRIPLIAGNWKMNLDHLQAIAFVQKLAWSLGDAKHDFAAVEVAVFPPYTDLRSVQTLVAADKLPLAYGGQDLSAHDSGAYTGEIPGGFLKQLDCGYVIIGHSERRTLHAETDEVVAAKVQAALRHDLVPIICVGETAEDLEQHGPSAVPVAQLKAALAGVAAAADIVVAYEPVWAIGSGQAATPEQAEQVAAALRGTLAEVLGDDVAARTRILYGGSVKAANIAGFMREPNVDGALVGGASLDIDEFSSIARFQKHVGV, from the coding sequence ATGGCAGTGAGCCGCATCCCGCTGATCGCGGGCAACTGGAAGATGAACCTCGATCACCTGCAGGCGATCGCGTTCGTGCAGAAGCTCGCGTGGAGCCTGGGCGACGCGAAGCACGACTTCGCGGCGGTGGAGGTGGCGGTCTTCCCGCCGTACACCGACCTGCGCAGCGTGCAGACGCTGGTGGCGGCCGACAAGCTGCCGCTCGCCTACGGCGGGCAGGACCTGTCGGCGCACGACTCGGGCGCCTACACGGGCGAGATCCCCGGCGGGTTCCTCAAGCAGCTCGACTGCGGCTACGTGATCATCGGCCACTCCGAGCGGCGCACGCTGCACGCGGAGACCGACGAGGTCGTCGCCGCCAAGGTGCAGGCCGCGCTGCGGCACGACCTGGTGCCCATCATCTGCGTCGGCGAGACCGCGGAGGACCTCGAGCAGCACGGGCCGAGCGCGGTGCCGGTCGCGCAGCTGAAGGCGGCCCTCGCGGGCGTCGCCGCGGCGGCGGACATCGTGGTCGCGTACGAGCCGGTCTGGGCGATCGGCTCCGGCCAGGCGGCGACGCCCGAGCAGGCCGAGCAGGTCGCCGCGGCGCTCCGCGGCACGCTGGCCGAGGTGCTCGGCGACGACGTCGCGGCGCGCACGCGCATCCTCTACGGCGGCTCGGTGAAGGCCGCGAACATCGCGGGCTTCATGCGCGAGCCGAACGTGGACGGCGCGCTGGTCGGCGGTGCGAGCCTCGACATCGACGAGTTCTCGAGCATCGCCCGCTTCCAGAAGCACGTCGGCGTCTGA
- a CDS encoding phosphoglycerate kinase — protein MTLRTIDSLGPLGGKRVVVRCDLNVPLADGRITDDGRVRASVPTITALLEQGARVIVISHLGRPGGAPDPKYSLAPAATRLGELLGRPVAFAIDTVGESATAAVEALGDGEVLVLENLRFNAEETSKDADERAGFAAKLADFADAVVSDGFGVVHRKQASVYELVQARPSAAGLLIAAELDVLDRLTESPERPYAVVLGGSKVSDKLGVIEHLLPRVDSLLIGGGMLFTFLAAQGHAVGSSLLEADQIGTVQGYLADAERRGVEIVLPTDVVVAASFSADADHVVRAADAIEDTPFGASGLGLDIGPDTAAAFADRIRSSKTVFWNGPMGVFELAPFAAGTRAIAQALTEVEGLSVVGGGDSAAAVRALGFDDDAFGHISTGGGASLEFLEGKKLPGLEVLGWQ, from the coding sequence ATGACGCTGCGCACCATCGATTCCCTCGGTCCGCTCGGCGGCAAGCGCGTCGTCGTCCGGTGCGACCTGAACGTCCCGCTCGCGGACGGCAGGATCACCGACGACGGGCGCGTGCGCGCCTCGGTGCCGACCATCACCGCGCTGCTCGAGCAGGGCGCCCGGGTGATCGTGATCTCGCACCTCGGCCGCCCCGGCGGCGCACCCGACCCGAAGTACTCGCTCGCCCCCGCGGCGACGCGCCTCGGCGAGCTCCTCGGCCGTCCGGTCGCCTTCGCGATCGACACGGTCGGCGAGTCCGCCACGGCCGCCGTCGAGGCGCTCGGCGACGGCGAGGTGCTCGTGCTGGAGAACCTCCGCTTCAACGCGGAGGAGACCAGCAAGGACGCCGACGAGCGCGCGGGGTTCGCCGCGAAGCTCGCGGACTTCGCCGACGCGGTCGTCTCCGACGGCTTCGGCGTCGTGCACCGCAAGCAGGCGAGCGTGTACGAGCTGGTGCAGGCCCGTCCGAGCGCGGCCGGCCTGCTCATCGCGGCCGAACTCGACGTGCTCGATCGGCTGACCGAGTCGCCCGAGCGGCCGTACGCGGTCGTGCTCGGCGGGTCGAAGGTGTCCGACAAGCTGGGCGTCATCGAGCACCTGCTGCCGCGCGTCGACAGCCTGCTCATCGGCGGCGGCATGCTCTTCACGTTCCTCGCGGCCCAGGGCCACGCGGTCGGCTCGAGCCTGCTCGAGGCCGACCAGATCGGGACCGTGCAGGGCTACCTCGCCGACGCCGAGCGTCGCGGGGTCGAGATCGTGCTGCCGACCGACGTGGTCGTCGCCGCGTCGTTCAGCGCGGATGCCGATCACGTCGTGCGCGCCGCCGACGCGATCGAGGACACGCCGTTCGGCGCGTCGGGCCTCGGCCTGGACATCGGGCCGGACACGGCGGCGGCGTTCGCCGACCGCATCCGCTCGTCGAAGACGGTCTTCTGGAACGGCCCGATGGGCGTGTTCGAGCTGGCACCGTTCGCCGCGGGCACTCGTGCGATCGCCCAGGCGCTGACCGAGGTCGAGGGCCTGAGCGTCGTCGGCGGCGGCGACTCGGCCGCCGCGGTGCGCGCGCTCGGCTTCGACGACGACGCATTCGGACACATCTCGACGGGCGGGGGCGCGAGCCTCGAGTTCCTCGAGGGCAAGAAGCTCCCCGGACTGGAGGTCCTCGGATGGCAGTGA
- the gap gene encoding type I glyceraldehyde-3-phosphate dehydrogenase: MTVKIGINGFGRIGRNYFRAALAQGADLEIVAVNDLTDNKTLAHLLKYDSITGRLDATVEFDDENLVVDGNAIKVFSERDPANLPWGDLGVDIVIESTGFFTKAADAKKHIDAGAKKVLISAPATGEDATFVLGVNEDSYDPASHHIISNASCTTNCLAPLAKVFNDAFGIEHGLMTTVHAYTADQNLQDGPHKDLRRARAAAVNIVPTSTGAAKAIGLVLPELVGKLDGFALRVPVPTGSITDLTVTASRPVTVDEVKAAYKAAAEGPLKGILKYTEDEIVSSDIVTDPHSSIFDAGLLRVIGNQVKLSSWYDNEWGYSNRLVDLTEYVAERL; the protein is encoded by the coding sequence GTGACCGTCAAGATCGGGATCAACGGCTTCGGCCGGATCGGCCGCAACTACTTCCGCGCAGCCCTCGCACAGGGCGCGGACCTCGAGATCGTCGCCGTGAACGACCTCACCGACAACAAGACCCTCGCCCACCTGCTGAAGTACGACTCGATCACGGGCCGCCTCGACGCGACCGTCGAGTTCGACGACGAGAACCTCGTGGTCGACGGCAACGCGATCAAGGTGTTCTCGGAGCGCGACCCCGCGAACCTGCCCTGGGGCGACCTCGGCGTCGACATCGTCATCGAGTCGACCGGCTTCTTCACCAAGGCGGCCGACGCGAAGAAGCACATCGACGCGGGCGCCAAGAAGGTGCTGATCTCCGCGCCGGCGACCGGCGAGGACGCGACCTTCGTGCTCGGAGTGAACGAGGACTCGTACGACCCGGCGTCGCACCACATCATCTCGAACGCCTCGTGCACCACGAACTGCCTCGCCCCGCTGGCCAAGGTGTTCAACGACGCCTTCGGCATCGAGCACGGCCTCATGACGACGGTCCACGCCTACACGGCCGACCAGAACCTGCAGGACGGCCCCCACAAGGACCTCCGCCGTGCCCGTGCCGCCGCCGTGAACATCGTTCCGACGTCCACCGGCGCGGCCAAGGCCATCGGCCTCGTGCTCCCCGAGCTCGTCGGCAAGCTCGACGGTTTCGCGCTGCGCGTCCCCGTGCCGACGGGCTCGATCACGGACCTCACGGTGACCGCCTCGCGCCCGGTGACCGTCGACGAGGTGAAGGCCGCCTACAAGGCCGCCGCCGAGGGCCCGCTCAAGGGCATCCTGAAGTACACCGAGGACGAGATCGTCTCGAGCGACATCGTGACCGACCCGCACTCGTCGATCTTCGACGCGGGGCTGCTGCGCGTCATCGGCAACCAGGTCAAGCTCTCGAGCTGGTACGACAACGAGTGGGGCTACTCGAACCGACTCGTCGACCTCACCGAGTACGTCGCCGAGCGCCTGTAA
- a CDS encoding superoxide dismutase, which translates to MADYTLPDLAYDYSALAPSISGTIMELHHSKHHQAYVTGANTALAQLAEARGTGNLANVNKLEKDLAFNLGGHVNHSIFWTNMSPDGGDKPTGELAAAIDDHFGSFDAFQAHFAATAMGVQGSGWAVLAWDSIGERIVVLQFFDQQANLPAGIVPLLMLDVWEHAYYLDYRNVRADYVKAFWDIVDWANVQQRFTTAREKTSGLLLLS; encoded by the coding sequence ATGGCTGACTACACACTGCCCGACCTCGCCTACGACTACTCGGCGCTCGCGCCGAGTATCAGCGGCACCATCATGGAGCTGCACCACTCGAAGCACCACCAGGCGTACGTGACGGGCGCGAACACGGCCCTCGCGCAGCTCGCCGAGGCGCGCGGCACCGGCAACCTCGCCAACGTGAACAAGCTCGAGAAGGACCTCGCGTTCAACCTCGGCGGTCACGTGAACCACTCGATCTTCTGGACGAACATGTCGCCCGACGGCGGCGACAAGCCGACCGGCGAGCTCGCCGCGGCGATCGACGACCACTTCGGCTCGTTCGACGCGTTCCAGGCGCACTTCGCGGCCACCGCGATGGGCGTGCAGGGCTCCGGATGGGCGGTGCTGGCCTGGGACTCGATCGGCGAGCGCATCGTCGTGCTGCAGTTCTTCGACCAGCAGGCGAACCTCCCGGCGGGCATCGTGCCGCTGCTCATGCTCGACGTCTGGGAGCACGCGTACTACCTGGACTACAGGAACGTCCGCGCCGACTACGTGAAGGCGTTCTGGGACATCGTCGACTGGGCGAACGTCCAGCAGCGCTTCACGACGGCCCGTGAGAAGACCTCGGGCCTGCTGCTACTGTCATAG
- the whiA gene encoding DNA-binding protein WhiA, with translation MALTADVKDELARFEVSRTSVRAAELASLLRFAGGLHVISNRIAVEAEVDSVAIARRVARDLAELYGVRADVSVTSSGAARRGDQFLVRVLDGGETLARQTGLLDARRRPVRGLPNRLTTGSREEVAGVWRGAFLARGSLTDPGRSAALEITCPGNESAMALVGAAGRLSIPAKAREVRGVHRVVIRDGEAIGAMLTEMGAAGTVRNWEELRQRREVRATANRLVNFDDANLRRSAQAAVAACARVERALELLGDDVPEHLGYAGRLRLAHRDASLDELGHHADPPMTKDAVAGRIRRLLAMADKKAADLGVPDTEASLPPDLDDV, from the coding sequence TTGGCGCTGACAGCCGACGTCAAGGACGAACTGGCCCGGTTCGAGGTGAGCCGGACCAGCGTGCGCGCTGCGGAGCTCGCCTCGCTGCTGCGATTCGCGGGAGGGCTCCACGTCATCTCGAACCGGATCGCCGTGGAGGCCGAGGTCGACTCGGTCGCGATCGCGCGGCGGGTGGCGCGCGACCTCGCCGAGCTCTACGGCGTGCGCGCCGACGTGTCGGTGACGTCGTCGGGCGCCGCCCGGCGCGGTGACCAGTTCCTGGTACGCGTCCTCGACGGCGGCGAGACGCTCGCCCGGCAGACCGGCCTGCTCGACGCGCGCCGCCGGCCCGTGCGCGGACTGCCGAACCGCCTGACCACGGGTTCGCGCGAGGAGGTCGCCGGCGTCTGGCGCGGGGCGTTCCTCGCGCGGGGGAGCCTGACCGACCCGGGCCGCTCGGCCGCGCTCGAGATCACCTGCCCCGGCAACGAGTCCGCGATGGCCCTGGTGGGTGCCGCGGGCCGGCTGTCGATTCCGGCCAAGGCGCGGGAGGTGCGCGGCGTGCACCGCGTCGTGATCCGCGACGGCGAGGCGATCGGCGCGATGCTCACCGAGATGGGCGCCGCCGGCACCGTGCGCAACTGGGAGGAACTGCGACAGCGTCGGGAGGTGCGCGCCACGGCCAACCGCCTGGTGAACTTCGACGACGCGAACCTGCGCCGGTCGGCGCAGGCCGCGGTCGCCGCGTGCGCGCGCGTGGAGCGGGCGCTCGAGCTGCTCGGCGACGACGTGCCCGAGCACCTCGGCTACGCCGGTCGGCTGCGCCTCGCGCACCGCGATGCGAGCCTCGACGAGCTGGGGCACCACGCCGACCCGCCCATGACGAAGGACGCCGTCGCCGGCCGCATCCGTCGACTGCTCGCCATGGCCGACAAGAAGGCGGCCGACCTCGGCGTGCCCGACACCGAGGCGAGCCTCCCGCCCGACCTCGATGACGTCTGA
- the rapZ gene encoding RNase adapter RapZ produces MSDDRVSQEMLIVTGMSGAGRSTVANSLEDLGWYVVDNLPPQMLRPLVELVERAGATLPRIAAVVDIRGGDFFSELQDIVQALRTGLNLRVIFLDATDAALVRRFESVRRPHPLQGGGTILDGITAERARVAELKASSDVIIDTSELNVHQLASTIRDSFAAADAAELSVTILSFGFKYGLPPDADLVADARFLPNPFWNPALRAQTGVDDAVARYVLEQEGAGEFLDGYARVLGTVFDGYQRENKRHATVAIGCTGGKHRSVAMAEALATRLRAVPGLAVSIRHRDLGRE; encoded by the coding sequence ATGAGCGATGATCGGGTGAGCCAGGAGATGCTCATCGTCACCGGCATGTCCGGGGCGGGCCGATCGACCGTCGCGAACTCGCTCGAGGACCTGGGCTGGTACGTCGTCGACAACCTGCCGCCCCAGATGCTGCGCCCGCTGGTCGAGCTCGTGGAGCGCGCCGGCGCCACCCTGCCGCGCATCGCCGCGGTCGTCGACATCCGCGGCGGCGACTTCTTCTCCGAGCTGCAGGACATCGTGCAGGCCCTGCGCACGGGCCTGAACCTGCGCGTGATCTTCCTCGACGCGACCGATGCGGCGCTCGTGCGCCGGTTCGAGTCGGTGCGCCGGCCCCACCCGCTGCAGGGCGGCGGCACGATCCTCGACGGCATCACCGCCGAGCGGGCGCGCGTCGCGGAGCTGAAGGCCTCGAGCGACGTGATCATCGACACGAGCGAGCTCAACGTGCACCAGCTCGCCTCGACGATCCGCGACTCGTTCGCGGCTGCCGACGCGGCCGAGCTCAGCGTGACGATCCTGAGCTTCGGCTTCAAGTACGGGCTGCCACCCGACGCCGACCTCGTCGCCGACGCCCGGTTCCTGCCGAACCCGTTCTGGAACCCGGCTCTGCGCGCCCAGACGGGCGTGGACGACGCCGTCGCACGCTACGTGCTGGAGCAGGAGGGTGCCGGCGAGTTCCTGGACGGGTACGCTCGTGTCCTCGGCACCGTGTTCGACGGGTACCAGCGCGAGAACAAGCGGCATGCGACCGTGGCGATCGGATGCACCGGCGGCAAGCACCGCTCGGTGGCGATGGCGGAGGCGCTGGCGACGCGACTGCGGGCCGTGCCCGGGCTCGCGGTGAGCATCAGGCACCGCGACCTCGGCCGCGAATAG
- the uvrC gene encoding excinuclease ABC subunit UvrC, with product MRDTVPYRPKAGEIPTQPGVYRFRDETGRVLYVGKAKNLRARLSNYFVPLRSLHERTRRMVLTAASVEWTVVGGDVDALQLEYTWIKEFDPPFNVKYRDDKSYPYIAVTLADEAPRAIVTRRANIPGAKYFGPYPKVWAAQETLDLLRTIFPMRACKDSDYKRAMDSGKPCFLGQIGRCFGPCSGVVGIEEHRRSVDRFVAFMQNQDSRIIDDLERQMREASVAQDYERAARRRDQLQAARSFFEKTAVVLRDSVDIDLFGIEHDELAAAVQLFRVRKGRIRAVRAWTVDKELDVGLGDLVDSVVQNVYGDDESPPAEVVVPELPDDAEALQSWLEAIAGRRVRLKVARRGDKAALLETARQNAAHALMLYKTRRSADFTARSQALEDIQEALDMPDAPLRMECFDVSHLSGTNIVASMVVFEDGLPRKDEYRRFTVPEYADDTEALYQVLSRRLAYLRDDDAVGSDATTDASPDGEDAAETGRRRKFAYRPNLLIVDGGEPQVAAAARALADSGVGGIRLAGIAKRLEEIWTPESAFPVVLPRNSEALFMFQRIRDEAHRFAITHQRQRRKRDIGSVLAEVPGLGPARVKELLRHFGSVTRLRSASAAEIAEVRGVGPATAEAVHRHLHPEPSPEPARGR from the coding sequence ATGCGCGACACCGTTCCGTACCGGCCGAAGGCGGGGGAGATCCCGACGCAGCCGGGCGTCTACCGCTTCCGAGACGAGACCGGGCGGGTGCTGTACGTCGGCAAGGCGAAGAACCTCCGCGCGCGGCTGTCGAACTACTTCGTGCCGCTGCGGAGCCTGCACGAGCGCACCCGGCGGATGGTGCTCACGGCGGCCTCCGTCGAGTGGACGGTGGTCGGCGGCGACGTCGACGCGCTGCAGCTCGAGTACACCTGGATCAAGGAGTTCGACCCGCCGTTCAACGTCAAGTACCGGGACGACAAGTCGTACCCGTACATCGCGGTGACGCTCGCCGACGAGGCGCCCCGTGCGATCGTCACGCGCCGGGCGAACATCCCGGGCGCGAAGTACTTCGGGCCGTACCCGAAGGTGTGGGCGGCGCAGGAGACGCTCGACCTGCTGCGCACGATCTTCCCGATGCGCGCCTGCAAGGACTCCGACTACAAGCGTGCGATGGACAGCGGCAAGCCGTGCTTCCTCGGCCAGATCGGGCGCTGCTTCGGCCCGTGCTCGGGCGTCGTCGGCATCGAGGAGCACCGGCGGAGCGTCGACCGGTTCGTGGCGTTCATGCAGAACCAGGACTCGCGCATCATCGACGACCTCGAGCGCCAGATGCGGGAGGCGTCCGTCGCCCAGGACTACGAGCGCGCCGCCCGTCGTCGCGACCAGCTGCAGGCGGCACGCTCGTTCTTCGAGAAGACGGCGGTCGTGCTGCGCGACTCGGTCGACATCGACCTGTTCGGGATCGAGCACGACGAGCTCGCTGCCGCCGTGCAGCTCTTCCGGGTCCGCAAGGGGCGCATCCGCGCGGTGCGCGCGTGGACGGTCGACAAGGAGCTCGACGTCGGCCTCGGCGACCTCGTCGACTCCGTCGTGCAGAACGTCTACGGCGACGACGAGTCCCCGCCCGCCGAGGTGGTCGTGCCGGAGCTGCCCGACGACGCCGAGGCGCTGCAGTCGTGGCTCGAGGCGATCGCGGGCCGTCGGGTGCGCCTCAAGGTCGCGCGCCGCGGCGACAAGGCGGCGCTCCTCGAGACCGCCCGGCAGAACGCGGCCCACGCGCTGATGCTCTACAAGACCCGGCGCAGCGCCGACTTCACGGCCCGGTCGCAGGCGCTCGAGGACATCCAGGAGGCGCTCGACATGCCGGATGCCCCGCTGCGCATGGAGTGCTTCGACGTGTCGCACCTGTCGGGCACGAACATCGTCGCGTCGATGGTGGTGTTCGAGGACGGTCTGCCGCGCAAGGACGAGTACCGCCGGTTCACCGTTCCCGAGTACGCGGACGACACGGAGGCGCTGTACCAGGTGCTGAGCCGGCGGCTCGCGTACCTGCGCGACGACGACGCGGTGGGGTCGGATGCGACGACCGACGCGTCGCCCGACGGGGAGGACGCCGCCGAGACCGGTCGACGCAGGAAGTTCGCCTACCGGCCGAACCTGCTGATCGTCGACGGGGGCGAGCCGCAGGTGGCGGCCGCGGCGCGTGCCCTCGCGGACAGCGGCGTGGGCGGCATCCGTCTCGCCGGCATCGCGAAGCGGCTCGAGGAGATCTGGACGCCCGAGTCGGCATTCCCGGTCGTGCTGCCGCGCAACAGCGAGGCGCTGTTCATGTTCCAGCGCATCCGCGACGAGGCGCACCGGTTCGCGATCACGCACCAGCGGCAGCGCCGGAAGCGCGACATCGGGTCGGTGCTCGCGGAGGTGCCCGGGCTCGGCCCGGCGCGGGTGAAGGAACTGCTGCGCCACTTCGGCTCGGTCACCCGCCTGCGCTCGGCGAGCGCTGCGGAGATCGCCGAGGTGCGCGGCGTCGGCCCCGCGACGGCGGAGGCGGTGCACCGCCACCTGCATCCGGAGCCGTCCCCCGAGCCCGCTCGCGGTCGGTAG